The genomic DNA GGCGCTGCCCACGCCACCGGACGCGCCGTTCACGAGCAGGTGCTGACCGGCCTGTATGCCCACGATGTTGCGCAGCACCTGGAGCGACGTGAGCGACGTCATGGGGAGCGCGGCCGCCTCTTCGAACGACAGGCTGGCGGGCTTCGGCGCCACGATGCGCTCGGCCACGAGCATGTGCGTGGCATAGGCGCCCATGGCGAGGCCTTGCATGCCATAGACGGCGTCGCCCACCTGGAACCGCTTGGCCCGTGGGCCGGTGGCGATGACCTCGCCGGCGAAGTCGTGGCCCAGCACCTTGGGCCAGCCGGGGCCCAGCACCAGCCGGTTGCGGCCTTCGCGCATCTTCCAGTCCACGGGGTTCACGCCTGCGTAGCGGACCCGGACCAGCAGCTGGGCGCCCTTGGGCACGGGGGTGGGCAGCTCTACGAGGCGGAGCACGCTGGGGTCGCCATATTCGTGGATCGTCGCGGCAAGCATGGGGCGTTGGTCTCCGCTACCGGCCGAGCGTTTCGCCGGAGGTGCCCGCCGAGTGCCCCGCGAACGTGCGCAGGATGGCCACCTTCACGTCCAGCCCGGTGGTCTCGGGGGGCACGGCGGCCGGATGCGCGAGCGAGAAGTCCAGCAGGGGCACCAGTGTGTCGCCGCCCACCATGAGGTCCCGCACGATGGCCACGCGGTAGTGGCGCGCGGGGTCGAGCGGAGCGCGCGCCAGGGAGACCAGCTCGTGCGCGTCGTCCACCTGGGCGCCATCGTCCACCTGCAGGAAGCCACCCGTGCCCCGCCGCTCCGTGCGCGAGAAGCGGATGGCGTCACGGACGACCGCGCCCGGCAAGCTGACCACTACGGCCTCGTTGTCGAACGGCAGCTCCTCGCAGAAGTCGGCGTAGGTCAGGCGCTCACACCGGTCCGAGTCCCCGCGCAGTCCGCCGCCGTTGAAGATGCCCACCTCGGCACCAAGGGCATCGCGCAGGCGGGAGGCCACCAGCGTGCCGATGCTGGTCTGCCGCAGGCGCGATCCCGCGGACGACAGCACCACGCCTTCCGGAAGCGTGAGCAGCGTGCGTGCCTCGAGCTCGCGCACCTTCTCGAGGTGCCGGTCCACGCGGGCGCGCATGGCGGGGTCCTCGGGGTAGCCCGCCACGGCCTCGAAGCGCGCCGTGGCGTGCACGTGCGTGACCCCCGCTGGGCCCGTGCTCAGCGTGACGTCGGCCACCACGGCGGAGGTGGCGTTCAGCGGTGCCTTGGCGAGGGGGGTGGGGTGGTCGGTCTCGAGATAGCCCTCGTGCTCGTGGCCGCCCAGCACCAGCGCCACCACGCCCAGCTGCGCGAGGGCGCGGTCGTCGCGCAGCCACTGGTGCGTGAGCGCGATGACCGTGACGCAGCCCTGCTCGCGCAGGCGCGCGGCCTCGGCGACCACGGCGTCGTTGGGGCGCGTGAGCGTGGTACCGCCAAAGGGAAGCCGCCGATAGAGGCCCGGGTCACCGTTGACCACACCCACCAGCCCCACGGGCGCACCGCCCACGTCCACGATGTCCGACACCACGTGGCGTCCCCGAAAGTCCACCGCGTTCGTGAGCAGCACCTCGGCGTTCAGCTCCTCGAGGCGGGCGAGCAGATCCTCGGGCTCGAGGTCGTCTTCGTGGTTGCCGAGCGTGACGTGCGTGACGCCCAGCGCGTTGAGGCAGTCCACCATGCCGCGCCCCTCGTCCAGGCTGGACAGCAGGCTGGGCGCCAAGAAGTCGCCGGCCACCGTGACCAGCAAGCAGTCGGCGGGGTCACGGGTGCGGGCGGCCTGCACCAGGCTCGCCAGCCGCGGGAGCTCGTCCAGCACGTAGACGTCGTTCACGGCCACCACGCGCAGGCGGCGCACTCGGGTTGTGGGCTCGTCGGTCATCACGCACTCGGGGCATAGCACGACCGCGATCAGGCGTGGGCAGGGACGGCAGCGCGCACCGCTTGATGCTCTTGCCACCACATGCGCGCGGTCTCCGAATCCCAGTCGCTCGGACATGCGGCTCGCACCAGGGTGGCCAGCTCGCGCGCGCTGCCTGGGCGCTCCGCAGGATCCTTCGCCAGACAGCGGTGCACCAGCTCGGCGAGCGCGGGGGGGACCGACGGGGCCACCTCGGTCAGCGCATCGGGGGCGAGCGTCATCTGGGCCACGATCACCGCCACGGTGTCACGGTCGGGGAAGAGATCGCGCGCCGCCAGCAGGAAGTACATGACGGCGCCGAGCGCGTAGATGTCGCTGCGCGCGCTGGCCGCGCCGGCCTTGCTCAGCACTTCGGGCGCCATGTAGAGCGGCGTCCCCGCGATGCCCGCGTCGGACGTGACCGTGGGGTCGCTGGGCGTCTTCTCCATGCTCTTGACCAGGCCGAAGTCCAGCACCTTCACGCGGTCGTACTCGCCGCCGCGCTCGCAGACCATGATGTTGCCCGGCTTGATGTCGCGGTGGATCAGGCCGCGTCCGTGGGCCTCCGCGAGGGACCCGCACGCCTGCAGCATCAGGTGGGCCACGCGCCCTGGGGGCAGTGGCCCCGCGTGCGCCACGAGCTTGTCCAGGTCCACGCCCACCAGGTACTCCATCGCGTAGTAGAAGACGCCGGCCGGGGTCTTGCCGTAGTCGAAGATGGCGATGGTGTTGGGGTGCGTGAGCTCGGCGGTCAGCTGCACCTCGCGCTCGAAGCGCGCGAAGCGCTCGGGGCTCACCTTGCCGTCGTCCGGTGCCTTGATCAGCTTCACCGCCGTGGCGCGCCGCAGCAGCGCGTGGCGCGCCATGTACACCGTGCCCATGCCGCCCTCGCCCAGCTTGCGCCCGAGCGTGTACTGGCCGAGACGCGCGGCCTTCGACTCCGCCCGCAGCGAGCGGGCCTCCAGCTGCAGGTTGCGGTGCCCGCTCCAGACGGTGAGCAAGAGGGCGGCGGCCAGCAACGCGAAGAGCAGCCCGAGCACGCGCGTGAGGCCCACACGCACCTCGAAGGCCTCCGCCACGTCCACCTCGCTGGCGATGCCGATGCCGTGCCTGTCCGAGTAGTGCCAGGCACCGACCACGGGCACGCCGCGGTAGTCGTTGTAGCCATCCACGTCGCTGCCGCGCCCTGACGCGAGCGCGGCCTGCACCATGCGTGTGAGCGGCTGCTGGCGCCTGGGGAACGCCGCTTGCCCGCCATCGGGCAGCGACACGCCGGGGTCGCGCACGTCCACCTGCAGGATGGTCGTGGTGGCCGCGTCGGGCAGCAGCCCCGCTGCGGCGAGCTGCTCTGGGAAGCGCGACTGCGAGATCATGCGCCCCTCCGAGTCGAAGGCGTAGGTCTCGCCCGACGCGCCGGGGCGCGCGATCATCATGATCTCGGAGAAGCGTCCGGCGGGGTCCACCAGCAGGTGCAGCGCGCCGATGACCCGGCCACCGCGACTGACGGGCGACGAGAAGGTGAGCAAGGGCTTGGCCTCGCCGGACTCGGTGCCGTAGTACGCTGGCGACCACATGCGCGGGCGGGGCGACGCCAGCCACGCCTCGAGGTCGCGCACGGGCATGGGAAGCTGGTCGGCGGTGCGGCCGGATCCGCTGCTCCGCACGATGGCCCCCGACCTGTCCGTGAAGACGTACCCGAGCGCGAGGGTTCGCGCCACGAGCTGGTCCAGCTGGGGAGCCTCGGCGGCGTTGGCCACAGCCTCCACCACGGCGGCGTCGCGGCTGGCGTCCACCAGCTGCGAGAGGACCCCCTCGGTCCACAGGTCCACGGCAGCGCGGGTGCTGTCGAGGTGGGTCTCCAGCTGCGACCGCACGTGGCGCCGCAGGCTGGCGTCCACCGCCGACCAGCTCCACCAGCTCAGGCCCACCAGGAGAAGCGTCAGGATCACCGTGCGGACCGCGGTCTTGGACAGCGCGGACGCGGCCTCCTCGAGCACGCTCGAGTGCGTGCTGGACTGCTTCTGCACGAACTCTCTCGACTGACCCGCCATGCGCTCGCCTCTTCTCTCGGTGAGGCTCTCACAGGACTTACGCCGTCGAAAGTGTGGAATCGCATCTCGCGTCGCGACGCGAACGTCGCCGTGGTTCGCGCTGCGGGTGTGCGCTACACCGCGCCCATGACGACTCGAGTGGACCTTCGCTGCCAGTGTGGCGCAGTGCGCGGCGTGGCCAACGACATCGCGCCACACACCGGGATGCACATCGTGTGCATGTGCGACGACTGTCAGGCGTTCGCGCACTTCCTCGAGCGGGATGACGTGCTCGATGCCAGTGGCGGGACAGCCATCTTCCAGGTCAGGCCGCCCCAGCTGAGCATCACCACGGGTGGCGAACACCTGCGCTGCGTCCGGTTGTCCGAGAAGGGCATGTTGCGCTGGTACGCGGGCTGCTGTCGCACACCCATCGCCAACACCATGGCGTCTGCGCGGGCGCCCTTCGCCGGCGTCATCACCGCCTTCATCGTGCCGGAGGCGGGCGCTTCGAAGGAGGCCGTGCTGGGGCCGGTCATCGCCCGCCTCATGGCCAAGTTCGCGCGGGGCGCGGCGCCCGCCGGCTCACACGCCACCATGCCGGCGTGGCTCATGCTGCGAACGCTCCGGTTCCTGTTGGGTGGCTTCCTGCGCGGGAAGGCCTCGCCGTCTCCGTTCTTCGACGCCCGCACGCGGCAGCCCGTGGTCACGCCGCAGGTGCTGAGTGAAGCCGAACGGAGCGCGCTGCGCCGGGTCTGAAGCATCCGTGAATCCCCACTCTGTCTCGGGGGACATGGGGCCTGCTTGCGGGCGAGACGCGCGCGGTTCAGGTGGCGCGGCGCACCACGTCGGTCCACTCGTCGCGCGAGGCGAGGTGCTCGATGCGCTTGATGGTCAGGTTGGTGGTGCGGACCGCCATGGACACCAGCGGGTGCTGCGTGGCGATGACGATGCGCCCGATGTGCGAGAGCAGCGACACCGTCCAGCCCCCCACGCGCGGCGGCACGCTCACGTCGAACGTGGGCGACTCGGTCCAGTCGTGCAGCCCCACGAACGCCTTGCTGCGCTTGATGGTGGGCTCCACGAAGGCCATGAACTCCGCCGCGAGCTCCGCCGAGAAGTGCCCCTCGATGCGGGACACCGCTAGCTCCGGCCGCACCCACATGGTGAGCCGACTGTCGCCGAACGTGCGTTCCAAGCTGGGTATGCTCGCGAGGAGGTCGGGCATCGAAGCGCGACTTTACGCGACCTCGTTCGCGGTGGATAGCCGCTGCGGCGGGTGCACGCGGGCGGGGGCCGGGCAGGCCTCGCGGCGGGCACGGACCTCGTTCACCGGGGCGACCCTGGGTCGCAGGGTGCACGCGGGCGTGGGCTGGGCAGGCCTCGCGGCGGGCACGGACGCGCTGGCGCGTCCTGTCGGGACTCCCTGGAAAAGTGCACTTCGCTGCGCTCCGTTTCTTTTCCGGGTCCCCCCACGCCCTTGCTGAGGCCTGCCCAGCCCCCGCCCGCTCCCCGGCTCGCAGGCTGTCCGCGGCTCAGCTCGGCGGGTGAGCCCAACAGAGTCCGGCTGAGCCCATCCGAGCCCGGACTCGGCCTCGGCCTCGGACTCCGACTCGGCCTCGGCCTCGGACTCGGACTCCGACTCGGCCTCGGCCTCGGCCTCGGCCTCGGCCTCGGACTCGGACTCGGACTCGGACTCGGACTCCGACTCGGCCTCGGCCTCGGCCTCGGCCTCGGACTCGGCCCCCCGGATTGCCCGCCTGCCTCGCTCCCGCTACCGTCGTCGCCATGCTGCTTCGCGATCCGGTTCACGGCCTCGTGGCTTTCGAGGGCCGCGCCGAGCGGGTGATCGAGGCGCTGCTGGCCACGCGCGAGGTGCAGCGCTTGCGGCGCGTCAAGCAGCTGGGTCTCACCTCGCTCGTGTTCCCCGGCGCGGAGCACACCCGCTTTGCGCATGCCCTCGGCGCCGCGCACGTCATGCTGCGCCTCCAGTCACGCATCATCGCGGCACAACACGATCTCCCCCACGACGCGCGGTTGGACGACGCTGCCGCGGACGAGGCGCTAGCGGCGGCGCTGCTGCACGACCTCGGGCATGGGCCGTTCTCGCACTTGTACGAGGAGGTCTCGCCCAACCCGCGGCACCACGAGGCGTGGACGCAGGACATCTTGCTGGACAGCGGCACCGAGGTGCACCGCGCGCTCGAGGGGCTGTCCTCCGGCATGGCGGAGCGCGTGGCGGGCATGCTGCAGGGGCGCCACCGGCTCGGGTATCTGGCGCGGGCCATCAGCGGCACCATCGACGTGGACCGCGCGGACTACCTGCTGCGCGACAGCTACATGACGGGCGTGCGCTACGGGCTCTACGACCTCGACTGGGTGCTGCGCGCGCTGGCCTTCGGGCAGGTGGGCACGGAGTGGGTGCTGGCGGTCGAGGGGCGCAAGGGGCTGCCGCCCATCGAGGGGTTCTTCCTGGCCCGTCAGCACATGTACGCGCAGGTCTATCACCACAAGGCCACGCGCGCGGCGGAGGGCCTCATCCGCGGGGTGTTCCTGCGGCTGGGCGAGCTGGTGCGCGAGGGCAGGGCGCCCGAGGGCACGCCGCGCGCGCTGCTGGACGCCGCCAAGGGGGAGAACGTGTCGCTGGGCGACTACCTGGCCCTCGACGACATCGAGATCCTGAGCGCGCTCTCGCGCTGGGAGCAGGCCACGGATCCCATACTGGCCGACCTGGCTCGGCGCCTGCGAGCGCGCGATCTGCCCAAGACGCTGCCGCTCCCTCAGGAGTGCGCCGACCTCTTCCCGGAGCTGCTGGCGCGCGCGTCGGAGCTCGCGGCGAAGCGGGGCCTGCGCCCCGAGCTGCACGTCTTCCTCGATCACACCAGCGACGTGCCCTACGCGGAGCCCGACGACGACTCCCCGGCCGGCCTCTGGCTGCTGCTGCGCCACCGCACGATCATGCGGCTGGGCGACGCCTCGTTCCTGCTCAAGGAGCTGCGCAACAAGCGGCTCACCAGCTCGCGCCTGATCTTCCCGAGCGAGCTGCGCACCGACATCGAGGC from Sandaracinaceae bacterium includes the following:
- a CDS encoding NAD(P)-dependent alcohol dehydrogenase; translated protein: MLAATIHEYGDPSVLRLVELPTPVPKGAQLLVRVRYAGVNPVDWKMREGRNRLVLGPGWPKVLGHDFAGEVIATGPRAKRFQVGDAVYGMQGLAMGAYATHMLVAERIVAPKPASLSFEEAAALPMTSLTSLQVLRNIVGIQAGQHLLVNGASGGVGSAAVQLGKILGAEVTGVCSARNKDLVRSLGADHVIDYEQGDFTASGGTYDVVYDCVGDRTLAECKGVLAPRGVFVSVTTDALKLVTGPVCNLFRRQRDTQILVAMPSASDLLWIAEQVAAGRYRPVMDRRFALADIRAAHAYSQTGRARGKITIEMP
- a CDS encoding bifunctional metallophosphatase/5'-nucleotidase; protein product: MTDEPTTRVRRLRVVAVNDVYVLDELPRLASLVQAARTRDPADCLLVTVAGDFLAPSLLSSLDEGRGMVDCLNALGVTHVTLGNHEDDLEPEDLLARLEELNAEVLLTNAVDFRGRHVVSDIVDVGGAPVGLVGVVNGDPGLYRRLPFGGTTLTRPNDAVVAEAARLREQGCVTVIALTHQWLRDDRALAQLGVVALVLGGHEHEGYLETDHPTPLAKAPLNATSAVVADVTLSTGPAGVTHVHATARFEAVAGYPEDPAMRARVDRHLEKVRELEARTLLTLPEGVVLSSAGSRLRQTSIGTLVASRLRDALGAEVGIFNGGGLRGDSDRCERLTYADFCEELPFDNEAVVVSLPGAVVRDAIRFSRTERRGTGGFLQVDDGAQVDDAHELVSLARAPLDPARHYRVAIVRDLMVGGDTLVPLLDFSLAHPAAVPPETTGLDVKVAILRTFAGHSAGTSGETLGR
- a CDS encoding serine/threonine protein kinase, translating into MAGQSREFVQKQSSTHSSVLEEAASALSKTAVRTVILTLLLVGLSWWSWSAVDASLRRHVRSQLETHLDSTRAAVDLWTEGVLSQLVDASRDAAVVEAVANAAEAPQLDQLVARTLALGYVFTDRSGAIVRSSGSGRTADQLPMPVRDLEAWLASPRPRMWSPAYYGTESGEAKPLLTFSSPVSRGGRVIGALHLLVDPAGRFSEIMMIARPGASGETYAFDSEGRMISQSRFPEQLAAAGLLPDAATTTILQVDVRDPGVSLPDGGQAAFPRRQQPLTRMVQAALASGRGSDVDGYNDYRGVPVVGAWHYSDRHGIGIASEVDVAEAFEVRVGLTRVLGLLFALLAAALLLTVWSGHRNLQLEARSLRAESKAARLGQYTLGRKLGEGGMGTVYMARHALLRRATAVKLIKAPDDGKVSPERFARFEREVQLTAELTHPNTIAIFDYGKTPAGVFYYAMEYLVGVDLDKLVAHAGPLPPGRVAHLMLQACGSLAEAHGRGLIHRDIKPGNIMVCERGGEYDRVKVLDFGLVKSMEKTPSDPTVTSDAGIAGTPLYMAPEVLSKAGAASARSDIYALGAVMYFLLAARDLFPDRDTVAVIVAQMTLAPDALTEVAPSVPPALAELVHRCLAKDPAERPGSARELATLVRAACPSDWDSETARMWWQEHQAVRAAVPAHA
- a CDS encoding HD domain-containing protein → MLLRDPVHGLVAFEGRAERVIEALLATREVQRLRRVKQLGLTSLVFPGAEHTRFAHALGAAHVMLRLQSRIIAAQHDLPHDARLDDAAADEALAAALLHDLGHGPFSHLYEEVSPNPRHHEAWTQDILLDSGTEVHRALEGLSSGMAERVAGMLQGRHRLGYLARAISGTIDVDRADYLLRDSYMTGVRYGLYDLDWVLRALAFGQVGTEWVLAVEGRKGLPPIEGFFLARQHMYAQVYHHKATRAAEGLIRGVFLRLGELVREGRAPEGTPRALLDAAKGENVSLGDYLALDDIEILSALSRWEQATDPILADLARRLRARDLPKTLPLPQECADLFPELLARASELAAKRGLRPELHVFLDHTSDVPYAEPDDDSPAGLWLLLRHRTIMRLGDASFLLKELRNKRLTSSRLIFPSELRTDIEATLGPLLDEFA